From Gigantopelta aegis isolate Gae_Host chromosome 11, Gae_host_genome, whole genome shotgun sequence, the proteins below share one genomic window:
- the LOC121385140 gene encoding uncharacterized protein LOC121385140, translating into MKIKLYPAGTFSGVIYVAGEKNTTGCMFTGSSGILDLQDESCGNVTTDTATGDRSRIVIVQYNDKYITELDTKLTVTCPAAGAGTVDVTATFSSQDPDGNIKEQAITNTADIDSSAVNFEIKLKDGTSVSSSTRVPLNDQLTFEFAVLTSIMTNTVLLVSSSVDCLVIRSHMVVLSTYIHYDKHCTTVRVESCTASNGKSGADEETLKLIENSCPSSEVGKLMEQDPTPDDDFKVTFKLRPFKFNKNNAISITCTVKVCPTGSAQCQPMDCSTGNGPNRRKRRSTEISDETLRKTIIIQFPELEQTKASDTSKKTSVNDVTTPLVAGVAIVIILLLVICIVVLLFVKKRRSNRKSQDEGVNKQTI; encoded by the exons ATGAAGATCAAATTGTATCCAGCTGGGACTTTTAGCGGCGTCATCTACGTTGCTGGTGAAAAGAATACGACAGGTTGTATGTTCACAGGCTCAAGTGGAATTCTGGACTTACAGGACGAAAGCTGTGGTAACGTCACTACTGACACG GCAACCGGTGACCGGTCTAGAATTGTGATTGTACAGTACAATGATAAATACATCACCGAACTTGACACCAAGCTGACGGTTACGTGCCCAGCCGCAGGAGCAGGCACAGTTGACGTCACGGCTACTTTCAGCAGCCAAGACCCGGATGG AAACATCAAAGAACAGGCCATCACCAACACGGCTGACATCGACTCATCCGCTGTAAACTTTGAGATCAAGCTGAAGGATGGGACTTCTGTATCCAGTTCAACCAGAGTTCCTTTAAATGATCAGCTCACATTTGAGTTtgctg TACTTACATCCATTATGACAAATACTGTACTACTGGTAAGTTCATCTGTGGACTGTCTGGTAATAAGGTCACATATGGTTGTCTTGAGTACTTACATCCATTATGACAAACACTGTACTACTG TGAGAGTTGAGTCGTGTACGGCGTCTAACGGTAAATCTGGTGCAGATGAGGAGACTCTGAAGCTCATAGAAAACAG CTGCCCGTCGTCGGAGGTGGGCAAACTGATGGAGCAGGATCCAACTCCAGACGACGACTTCAAAGTTACATTTAAGCTGCGGCCATTCAAGTTCAACAAGAACAACGCTATATCTATAACCTGCACGGTCAAAGTGTGCCCCACGGGAAGCGCGCAGTGTCAGCCA ATGGACTGTAGTACCGGAAATGGACCGAATCGGCGTAAACGAAGATCAACGGAAATCTCTGACGAAACCCTCAGAAAGACGATCATCATCCAGTTCCCAGAACTTGAGCAGACAA AAGCATCTGACACTTCGAAGAAAACCTCCGTGAATGACGTCACAACCCCGCTTGTGGCTGGCGTTGCCATAGTGATCATTCTGCTGCTTGTCATCTGcatcgttgttttgttgtttgtcaaGAAGAGAAGATCCAACCGGAAGTCCCAAGACGAGGGTGTCAACAAGCAGACGATTTAA